Within the Medicago truncatula cultivar Jemalong A17 chromosome 4, MtrunA17r5.0-ANR, whole genome shotgun sequence genome, the region TATGCGGCGCATCAATCGCCGTAATTCTCGCTGTTTTTTCATGCATACTCATAAGACAACGttacaacaaaagaagaaaagtgtTAGAATCACAGTTGAAATCAGAAGGAAGAGAGCTTCGAATAGAGTACagtttcttaagaaaagttgcaGGTATACCAACAAAATATCGATAcaaagaacttgaagaagcaACGGATAATTTTCAAGCTATCATCGGTAAAGGGTCATCAGCTTCAGTTTTCAAAGGCATTTTGAATGATGGAACTTCAGTTGCTGTGAAAAGAATTCATGGTGAAGAAAGAGGTGAAAGAGAATTTAGATCAGAAGTTTCAGCTATAGCTAGTGTTCAACATGTTAATCTTGTGAGACTTTTTGGTTATTGTAATTCTCCAACACCACCTAGGTATCTTGTTTATGAGTTTATTCCAAATGGTTCATTGGATTGTTGGATTTTTCCTGTGAAGGAAACAAGGACACGTAGATGTGGTTGTTTACCTTGGAATTTAAGGTATAAAGTTGCTATTGATGTTGCTAAAGCATTGAGTTATCTTCATCATGATTGTAGATCTACGGTTTTGCATCTTGATGTGAAGCCAGAGAATATACTTTTAGATGAAAATTATAAAGCTTTAGTTTCTGATTTTGGTCTTTCAAAACTTGTTGGAAAAGATGAGAGTCAAGTTTTGACAACAATAAGAGGAACTAGAGGCTATTTAGCACCTGAATGGTTATTAGAACGTGGAATATCTGAGAAAACTGATATTTATAGTTTTGGAATGGTTTTGTTGGAGATAGTAGGAGGTAGGAGAAATGTTTCAAAAGTGGAGGATCCTAGAGATAACACTAAGAAAAAGTGGCAATTTTTTCCTAAAATTGTGAATGAGAAATTAAGAGAAGGGAAATTGATGGAAATTGTGGATCAAAGGGTAGTTGATTTTGGAGGTGTTGATGAGAATGAGGTGAAAAGGTTGGTGTTTATTGCTTTGTGGTGTATACAAGAGAAGCCAAGGTTGAGGCCTAGTATGGTTGAAGTTGTTGACATGCTTGAAGGACGTGTGAGAGTGGAGGAGCCACCAGGGACTAGAATGATTCTTGTTGATTTGTTAGCTGATGATGAAGATCCTACAGATCTTAATAATCTAGCAAGGTTATTGACTCCTGTCTCTAGTAATGTTGAGTGTACATCTACTTACTCTTTAGGATCCACTATTTTTTCTGGTAGATAGATAACAAATTTGGATTCCTAATAATAGTTATGAGATTCCACATTCAGATGTTCATTCTGTTTTAGAGGGTAGCTTCTTCAATTGTATAAATTGGTACTTAGTTTTATCAATTTCAATGAGGAATTTATATatgaacttgattttttttctctctctctcattatTACTAGTTGCTTCTGGTCTTTTTTCAGTCCTGCAACTATGCAATGTCATGTTCTTAACCACTTCAGTTAGTTAAGGCATTGTTATCATGTAAATGATTTTTGGGATCTATTTGACACAAATAAGTCTTCAATTGTAAAGATATATAATACAAGTGAATTTTTTGCGTGAGTTGGGTGTCCTCTACTTGAAGAAATTGATCCCCCGAGTTGGATAGAACCATAATGAGTGACAAAACTCTCCCTCGAGCAAGTAGATTAGTAATGGGTAGCAAAGATTAATCCATCAAGCCACTTCAATGCGTAGAAAAACTCTCCCTCTAAAGATTTAACACGGTTGCGAGCTTAAGACTGGATTCAAACTTATGACCTCCGGTTAAACTGGAATAAGCTAAACAGAGATAATACaagttttttaatatacatacatacatatatatataatattaattactagTTTAGTGTGAAATAGAACATTTATAATAGTTTGTTACATGTCTCAAATAATAAGTTTTTGAATGGCATGAAATCAATACTTAAATAAGCAGAGGTTGAGTTTTTGAATAAACATTGTGTTTTTGAATAAgcattttgtcattttatgttattaatttgGATGATGTGATACCaatataaatgaatgaatatgctttttttttaataaatgctaatggtattaatttttcttttttgacataagtttttttgttggtctagtagcctagtggctgaAGCTCACAGAattaaatgtgaagaagtggggtgtccggagttcgaaccccatctcctgcataaattatacaatgtttttaccaattgagctaaacacaactttttgacaaaaGTTATTAAGGaataaaaaggatttttttaatgaaaagtatggctttcaaaattaatgatgtattAAATATTGTGTCTTTCACGGGAGAAGTTAAATCTTCTCTTATCAAGACCCTTGTGctaattttgtcaacaaaaaaaaattattccttgTGAAAAATATACGTTAACACCATATATGCAGTAAAATATTATGTAAATCCATcaactaaaaattataattgataaAGGATGCTGAGTTTCCACATAGTATGAGCTTGAGAAAGACAGCTATCGAGGTTTTCCATGACAGAATAAAGATGATTATTTCACAACCACTAGCTAGCTGTATACTCCATGGAAGAACGAATCTTTAAAAAATCTAA harbors:
- the LOC11441183 gene encoding probable receptor-like protein kinase At5g20050, with amino-acid sequence MEDRKVHTIAAISVISLIIVIIICRVSLKLSRAFFLICGASIAVILAVFSCILIRQRYNKRRKVLESQLKSEGRELRIEYSFLRKVAGIPTKYRYKELEEATDNFQAIIGKGSSASVFKGILNDGTSVAVKRIHGEERGEREFRSEVSAIASVQHVNLVRLFGYCNSPTPPRYLVYEFIPNGSLDCWIFPVKETRTRRCGCLPWNLRYKVAIDVAKALSYLHHDCRSTVLHLDVKPENILLDENYKALVSDFGLSKLVGKDESQVLTTIRGTRGYLAPEWLLERGISEKTDIYSFGMVLLEIVGGRRNVSKVEDPRDNTKKKWQFFPKIVNEKLREGKLMEIVDQRVVDFGGVDENEVKRLVFIALWCIQEKPRLRPSMVEVVDMLEGRVRVEEPPGTRMILVDLLADDEDPTDLNNLARLLTPVSSNVECTSTYSLGSTIFSGR